AAAGATAATCAAAAAGATGTTGAGAATCCAGAGCAGTTCGGATTGGTGGTGAATGAAACTTTGAGTGACCTTACCAAGCAGGTAGCTTTTAATGCTTCGGCAAATATGTACGCTACTAGACAAGCAGCCTTCACCAATACAGAAACACTGTATGCCTTGATGCAATGCTCCACAGACTTATCTCCAGATGATTGTAACACGTGCCTTCGGGTTGCCATGGAAAATATTTCCAGTTGCTGTGATGCTTCTCGTGGAGGGCGGGTTCTTAGCCGCAGCTGCTACTTAAGGTATGAGTTATACGCCTTCTATGAAGGTGCAAACGAATCTTCAAAAAGTCCTGTTCCAGGAAAAAGTAAGTGTTTCTGTATGCTGTCAATTACAGCaccaaaaaatatacttttgtgCTATCTGAAACATTACAgttaatgagataaaaaataattttcccaAAATTAATGAAGGCAGCCGGAGAAAAACATGGATTATTATCATCCTGACAGCTGCAGCAGCAGTTCTCGTGGTGGTCATCTTAGGCTCCCTTATCTACTATCACGCGATGAgaaatggaattaaaaaatgTAAGAAGGCTTCTATAGAAATCACTaacaattttttcttggttctcTTCTTAACACTAGTTGACATCATAAATGTTGTTATAcagggaaaaaacaaaatacaagacTAGATAGAAATTGTCATGGGATCGGTCACCCAAACAACAATGATTTCCAGCTCCAAAATTTTCAGAGAGATGGCCTTAATGATGGGGAATCTGCATTTATGGATTTGGAATCTATATATGCAGCTACTGGTAACTTCTCTGACTCAAATTTGCTTGGACAAGGTGGTTTTGGCCCGGTTTATAAGGTAAATGAAATTCATCTTCTAGATTTCCAAGCTCGTAAATGTAAATTACGTAGTATAGAGAAGATATAAACAGAGGTATTAAAAATTTCTTCATTTGTATTCTTGAAGGGAAAACTGAGTGATGGAAAAGAAGTTGCAGTGAAGAGACTTTCAGCTTGGTCTGACCAAGGCACAGATGAGTTTACCAATGAAGTTATGCTAATCATGAAACTCCAGCACAAAAATCTTGTCAAGCTTCTCGGCCTTTGTGTTGATGGAGATGAAAAGCTTCTGGTCTATGAATTCATGCCTAACAGAAGCCTAGATGTTTTCCTCTTTGGTTAGTTTCTTTAATGACTTTCACTCTTTTTGATAGAAATTCCTCTCATGGATCTATAGATAAaagttttcaattcttttcaagTACTGAATATTAAGTTAGAAATTCATTTACACGGATGTTGATTTGCTTGTAGATAAAAAGGAACGTGCACGGCTCAATTGGCGAACACGAACTGGTATCGTAAATGGAATTGCAAAGGGCACTCTTTATCTCCATGAGGATTCTAGGCATAGAATCATTCATCGAGACCTGAAAGCTAGCAATGTGTTGTTGGACAAGGATATGAACCCAAAAATCTCAGACTTTGGAATGGCAAGGATGTTTGCAGGCAGTGAAGGCGAAGCCAATACTGCTAGGATAGTTGGAACATAGTAAGTGAGGTCCAACTTGCGAAAGTCTTCGCtcaaatgtattttaaattccAAAATTATTACAACCACTTCAATTATTAAGATCTCCTTACAAGGACTTCAATTAATTTGTACCTCTGCCATAATTTTCGTAGACAATAATGTCAAGAAGTATAGTGACAGGGTCCAGAATAGCTGCTGGGAACATATGGGGTTTGCTTGGTATTTATTCTTATTGTTTTCAAGGATCACTCATCCTTTCTaaccattttttctctctcttgtgGAATAGTGGATACATGGCACCAGAGTATGCAATGGAAGGATTATACTCCACCAAGTCTgatgtttttagttttggagTTCTTCTGCTTGAGATCATAACTGGAAAGAAGAATTCTGAATTCCATAAATCGAAACGTGCTCCGAGCCTCCTAGCTTATGTGAGTCTATCAGTCATAAAAGACACCTAAATCACATATTCTGACACTCTGTTTAATTTCTTACACCTCTAAATGATGGATCAGGCATGGCAATTATGGAACGAAGGAAAAGAATTAGAGTTGATAGATCCACTGATGGCTGATTCATGCTGTTCGGATGAATTTTCGCGATACATGCATGTCGGTTTGTTGTGCGTTCAAGAAGATCCTTGTGAGAGGCCTACCATGTCCTCGGTAGTTCTAATGCTGAAAAGAGAGAGTTCAATTCTTACCCAACCTCATCGGCCAGCATTTTCGGTGGGAAGATTCGCAGACTACGAGGCTAATGCTGGCAATTGTTCTGTCAATGCTTTAACAATTTCAAGTATTTCGCCCGTTGATTGTACATTGTGGGGCTGGGttatttccatgtttttttcttggtgatAAAGAGGGGAGAGCCGGTTTAAGTTGAACGGagaattgtataaaattataaataatatcttttaaaatattaaaaaaagtatcttttttattattccttATGTATATTTAACAAGTGAACTCTTAAGCAATCTTAAATGagtataattttcattttataaaatataactgataaatataacttatttatttttagaattattttttgttaaatgaagGCCTTGGCTATATAGAATAGGAttttaatataggatgttgtaatcattacagttactgcagtgttctactgcctctatataaataggaaggttggctaaggcacaacccaacacattctattattctcaacttggtatcagagcaacaaaaccctaaaataaattaaacctaattttctcatagcctcccaacctccctttttcaatggaacagccaccatatacatcttcaaattctgcagcaccagcagtccagctttcttcttctccgacagtgcagccctcttctcttgcagcgcctcctctgctttcctctactacgtcaccgcctggattctcctctgccatggctggtgaacgcctcctcttgcagcccacgtttgCTGCCTCTATTGCCACAAGcattatctctctttctcacactcatcaagtcatctccctcaaattaacaaacaccaattatttatattggcgtatgcaaatgctaccttatctcctaggccaaggagtttttggttttgttgatggctccaacacatgtccatcaacacatgttcttgcccatgatggtatctctcttcaggtaaatccgtTGTTTCAAACCTTGAAACAACatgaccaactcattctaagtgctcttctttcctccctatctatggaagttttgcatcttgttgttggttgtcaaagttcttgttcagcttggggcactcttgagcgagctctcgcttccacctccaattctcgtattatgcaacttcacggctcttTTCAGGgtcttcgacagggtgatgaatcagtaactcaatttatgcaaaaagcgaaggccttatttgatgaattggccgctgctggTCGGTCAGTtgcacttgaagatttcaatttatatgtgtttcgtggtcttcggggagagtttaaagacttagttaccagtcttattaccaaggctgaacctttatcatatgcagatcttcacagccatctcctcacacatgaatttcttcaaaatcttctgcttccatacatgctcctctgctgcccacacccagcattccatcttctgctcttgttgcacagcgccagacttttggcaattttggccgtagtaggggccgcttcaacggtgctgacgtcccaaccagtccaatAGCAGAGGCAAtcgatttgctggctccagacctgatcaccgcagcttccaaaactcctccttcggtgacaataggcaaggctcttggcagcgtaatagggggcagaatccacgttgtcaactgtgtcagaattttggccatacagctccccattgccctcaattccagcaacgaggttatggccaacaacctactgccaacctggtgcagcgcaatctctcctcaaccggttctgttgattggtttccagataccggtgccaatcaacacgtcacacctgatcttgccaccttgaccgcttcagaaccgtaccttggtaatgataatttgcatgttggtgatggtaagggccttcctatatctcatcttggtcatacaaaaatatatacaccacatcgttctttcaccttatctaatgttcttcatgttcctgcaatcacaaaacctctgctctctgttcagaaattttgtcttgataataatgtttattttgaatttcaccctcgtgtgttttatgtcaaggatctcaacacccatgaagtccttctctcaagtcagagtaaagatggtctctatgccctgaccaagtcttctgtcacgtcagttcctcaagcctattggtctccctgcacttctgcctctgccgatttatggcatcgtcgactaggtcatcctacttcacgtatctttcaattgttaatctcgaaaaataagattatttgtaacaacaaacgtcttaattttcaatgtcaaagttgtccttaaggaaaatcatcgcgtttgtctttaggacctactggtcacaaaacttctgctccacttgaattaatttttagtgatgtatggggccctgctcctcttttttcttcagatggctatcgttattttgttatcttcgttgatgcttatactaaatatgtatggtattatcctctagttgccaagtctgatgtttactctgttttttatcaatttcaaactcttgtcgaacgtcaattttccttaaaaataaaatttgttcaaactgattggggtggtgaataccgaaaactatccacattttttcaaaccattggtattcatcatcgtctgatttgtccccacactcatgaacaaaatggaacagtagagcgtcgtcataggcatattgtggaaacaggtcttactcttttagggcaatgtaaaagagcgttcagatcgtcaattgcCTCTCCTCATGCGCCTTGGGGccactttctagtccctcctctgctcTCGCCGCTAGCACTCCTGCCGCTTCAGTCTCTGACCTTCCCCCTCCTCTACTGACACTCCTATGCTTGAGGctacttctttatcatcctctcccgctggtctgaaacttatggttgatttgtcttcttatcagctgccacaggtctcctcgctacaaccatcttcccctgcgtctccactagcacacagcagacatcctatgactcttagaccgcggcagccgaagacagctaatctagttgcttccactgccgctacttctacctccacacgggtactgtattctccctcttctgagccttttgcattctctgatgctgactgatatgcagtttggcataatgctatgtgtgatgggatcgccgctttacgcgaaaatcacacttggtctttggttccatttcatccttcgatgaacgttgttggcagtagatgggtatatcggaaCAAACAtcatgttgatggtagtattgagcgctataaagcgcgccttgttgctagaggttttacccagcaggaaggtattgattattctgaaaccttcagtccagttattaagcaagccactgtccgattggttttctctattgcggtttcgcgaaattgaaagattcatcaacttgatattcataatgccttcctcaatggtgttcttactgaagaggtctatatgaaacagcctccaggtttcgttgactcttctcttccatctcatgtgtgtacattacacaaatcattgtatggtttgaatcAGGCACcaagagcatggtacactcgtctaagtgattttttgctctccattggtttccgagcttccaaggttgacacctccctgtttatctaatctgatggtactaatatcttttatctcctggtgtatgttgatattctgctcacgggtagcaactttgctatgcttcatcaccttatacagttactcagctctgagttcaagcttcgtgacttagttgctgttcactactttctggatattgaagttcagtctaccagtataGGTTTAATGCtgtgtcaacataaatatattcttaacaTCCTCActcgagctggtatgacttcctgcaaaccagttgatactccagtctccccttcgaaagtcattttattatcggatcattcattctctgatcctacacgatttcgtcaaatcgtgggtgctcttcaatatcttaccttcacccgtccatatatatgctttgctgttaacagagtctgtcagtttatgcatgctcctacagattctcattaggccgctgtcaaacgtattttacgttatcttaaaggtacgacatctttatggttccatatcactcgaggctcttcttttgctctacatggctttacagatgcagattgggctggtagtattgatgatcgcagtctacgggcggctatcttgtctttttttggtcagacgccgatttcttg
This is a stretch of genomic DNA from Populus alba chromosome 11, ASM523922v2, whole genome shotgun sequence. It encodes these proteins:
- the LOC118049033 gene encoding cysteine-rich receptor-like protein kinase 25, encoding MASSFPSFEKTIQFLWLCFISNLLDLAHADPPYSVCSNNSNYSANSTFQNNLEILMSSIRSNASVSKLYYTSTGNDLDRIYAQYMCINYITHDSCSTCITAASQDIMQVCPGDKEAVVWEELCQLRYSNQSFLGHLDVSGNIAKDNQKDVENPEQFGLVVNETLSDLTKQVAFNASANMYATRQAAFTNTETLYALMQCSTDLSPDDCNTCLRVAMENISSCCDASRGGRVLSRSCYLRYELYAFYEGANESSKSPVPGKSSRRKTWIIIILTAAAAVLVVVILGSLIYYHAMRNGIKKWKKQNTRLDRNCHGIGHPNNNDFQLQNFQRDGLNDGESAFMDLESIYAATGNFSDSNLLGQGGFGPVYKGKLSDGKEVAVKRLSAWSDQGTDEFTNEVMLIMKLQHKNLVKLLGLCVDGDEKLLVYEFMPNRSLDVFLFDKKERARLNWRTRTGIVNGIAKGTLYLHEDSRHRIIHRDLKASNVLLDKDMNPKISDFGMARMFAGSEGEANTARIVGTYGYMAPEYAMEGLYSTKSDVFSFGVLLLEIITGKKNSEFHKSKRAPSLLAYAWQLWNEGKELELIDPLMADSCCSDEFSRYMHVGLLCVQEDPCERPTMSSVVLMLKRESSILTQPHRPAFSVGRFADYEANAGNCSVNALTISSISPVDCTLWGWVISMFFSW